One genomic segment of Hordeum vulgare subsp. vulgare chromosome 2H, MorexV3_pseudomolecules_assembly, whole genome shotgun sequence includes these proteins:
- the LOC123430928 gene encoding probable folate-biopterin transporter 2, whose product MEQLQLQETPQGDGNLKAAPDPGYGDGNGGCFAPNGTLPCGWLGRLSRELHWSFVLAVVAVYGACQGVGSSFGSVAAGYYWKDVQRVQPAASQFYQGVVNVPWVVKPLWGLFTDVVPVAGYRRRPYLLLAGVMGVSSMLTLALRRTPAIAPALMAFTTQAAGAAIADVVVDAMVAQNSISHPPLAADMQSLCGYSSSAGALVGYSISGLLVHAIGSQGALGLLSIPSVLVFSAGILVKEDRAKDFEYNQVHKKFYEAVESMWATLKCPQVWRPCVYMFLMFVLSPDIQGGLFYWYTDSSTGLAFSEGFIGLIYSIGSVGSLLGVLLYQNMLKDYPFRGLLLWGQLLGCLSGMIDLVLVTRLNLRIGVPDYLFAVIDNSVSQLIGQLKWLPLLVLCSKLCPLGIEGTFFALLMSIQNLGLLMSAWWGGLLLHALSVTRTEFGNLWMAVLARNAMRLLPLAFLFLVPRSDQNSTILPAEMLLADGGSAGNEVKPGSSGVVEFSVLPRDENGEVVEAEEEEVELTPLMEKS is encoded by the exons ATGGAGCAGCTCCAACTCCAAGAAACACCCCAGGGAGATGGAAATCTCAAGGCCGCCCCAGATCCCGGATACGGGGACGGCAATGGCGGCTGCTTCGCTCCCAATGGCACCCTCCCCTGCGGCTGGCTCGGTCGTCTGTCCCGCGAGCTGCATTGGAGCTTCgtgctcgccgtcgtcgccgtctaCGGCGCCTGCCAGGGCGTCGGCTCCTCGTTCGGCAGCGTCGCCGCGGGGTACTACTGGAAGGACGTGCAGCGCGTGCAGCCGGCCGCCTCGCAGTTCTACCAGGGCGTCGTCAACGTGCCCTGGGTCGTCAAGCCCCTCTGGGGCCTCTTCACCGACGTCGTCCCCGTCGCCGGCTACCGCCGCCGCCCGTACCTTCTCCTCGCAG GCGTCATGGGCGTTTCGTCCATGCTCACGCTTGCTCTGCGCCGCACGCCGGCGATCGCACCGGCGTTGATGGCGTTCACGACGCAGGCCGCGGGCGCCGCCATAGCCGACGTCGTGGTGGACGCCATGGTCGCGCAGAACAGCATAAGCCACCCTCCGCTCGCCGCCGACATGCAGAGCCTGTGCGGGTATAGCTCCTCCGCCGGCGCATTGGTGGGGTACTCCATCAGCGGCCTCCTCGTCCACGCGATAGGCTCTCAG GGTGCTCTTGGCTTGCTGAGCATCCCCTCCGTGCTCGTGTTTTCGGCCGGGATTCTTGTCAAGGAGGACAGGGCCAAGGATTTTGAGTACAACCAG GTTCACAAGAAGTTCTATGAAGCAGTTGAATCAATGTGGGCAACATTGAAGTGCCCGCAAGTCTGGAGGCCGTGCGTTTACATGTTCTTGATGTTCGTGCTAAGCCCGGACATCCAAGGAGGGCTGTTCTACTGGTACACAGATTCCAGCACCGGACTCGCATTTTCCGAG GGATTCATCGGTCTCATCTACTCGATAGGCTCAGTCGGCTCGCTGCTCGGCGTCCTGCTCTACCAGAACATGCTCAAGGACTACCCGTTCCGTGGCCTGCTCCTATGGGGCCAGCTGCTAGGCTGCCTGTCGGGGATGATCGACCTGGTGCTGGTCACCAGGCTGAACCTGAGGATCGGCGTGCCGGACTACCTCTTCGCCGTGATCGACAACAGCGTCTCCCAGCTGATCGGCCAGCTGAAGTGGCTGCCGCTCCTCGTGCTCTGCTCCAAGCTCTGCCCTCTGGGCATCGAGGGCACCTTCTTCGCCCTGCTCATGTCCATCCAGAACCTCGGCCTGCTCATGTCCGCCTGGTGGGGTGGCCTCCTGCTGCACGCGCTGAGCGTCACGCGGACCGAGTTCGGGAACCTCTGGATGGCCGTGCTGGCGAGGAACGCCATGAGGCTGCTCCCGCTGGCATTCCTGTTCCTCGTGCCTCGCAGCGACCAGAACTCGACCATCCTTCCCGCGGAGATGCTGCTTGCGGACGGAGGTTCCGCGGGAAATGAAGTGAAACCTGGGTCGTCAGGTGTCGTCGAGTTCTCTGTCCTCCCCCGAGATGAAAATGGTGAAGTTGTTGAGGctgaggaagaagaagtagagctGACCCCGCTCATGGAGAAGAGCTGA